CTCAACGGAAACCGCTCAGGAAATTAATCTCGAAAATAATACCGCGCTTTTATTGACCGACTACTGGTTTTACGCGCGCTACGATTATACTGACTCGGATTCAGGAACAACCGTTGAATCGCTTTGGGCGGGTTCGGAAAATTCAGAAACAACCGATGGCGAATATATCCCACAGCTCGCAACGGGATGGGTCAATCGCGTGCTGGACAGCATCAATTACTTTGAAAATCGCTACACCGATTTTGAATCTACCTTGGCCCCAGAATCATGGTCGAGCATCATTCAACAGGCGGGCGCTCCTTACAGCGGTTCTGTTTCGCTGAGCGATGATAGTGACTCGATACAAGATGCCGGGCTAATCGAATTCTATACCACTATTTACGACTACGCATACGACTTGGCCGATAGTGCTGGGGTCGTATCTGATGTTAGCGACGCTCTCCTCAATGCCGCCAATCGCATTGCCTTTCTTTACTATTTGCTGGGCAACGAAGCCTATGCCGATGCCTTAGATCCGATGATTGGAGTGGTCAATCATGCGGTCGATCCGAATTTTCCTTCTTCCGGGACCGATCCTCAAGGACACGGACTGCAAAACATTGCGCTTCCTCCGACTGCACATGCCTTCGACGAAATGGTCATCGACTTGAACCAGGAAGAGCTTGCTCTACTTCGTGGGCTGGCACTTTCCGAGCCAGATGATCCCTCCACCGATCAGCCTAGCACCGGCGCTTATCCCGTTCACAATCGACTCTATTGGAATATGACGGGCGGACTTGGCCAAATGGCATACACGCTAAATTATGCTCCGGTAGATTTTCTTTACGATGGCTTCCTCAATGAAGTAGATGCTGAGTTTCAATACCCTCAAGGTCACGGCGATGCATGGGGGCACTACTTGAGCTCATTAAGCGTTTATTACGACTTGCTCTCGATTGATAATTTCTCATGGAACTACGATTCCCAAGCATACACAATCGACGACAGTGTGGTCGAAGTCTACTATTGGAACGAGCGACGTTTTGCGCAGACAGCAGCTGCACGGGCACAGGCAGGCATCGATATTCTTCGTCGTACGTTCTTGGATTACTATACGGAAAACAGCGAAGGCCAATGGATCGGCTATGAAGACACCAATGAATATCGAGGCTGGGGTGTCGTCGGTTGGGGTCGCCGCGTCGGACAAGGCGCATTCTTTGACTGGGTAACCGCAAATGCCTTAGTCCCTGCAGCACCCGCCCCTGAAGCAGGCTCCTTCAATCTGATCTATGACGGTTTAGTCACGGATGATATCGAAGTCGGCGCCGAAACCACCAGCAATGACGAGACGACTTACACCATGTATGATCTCGACACGATCGCGGAAAATATCGAGGACGCACTCAATGATGCAGACGTGCTTGGCGCCGATGCCGTATCCGTCGAATCGATCAGCAACGCTTCGGGCGCATTACTAACCTTTCAAATCACCTGGGCTGAAGCTGCCGACACAACGGTTTTGGAAGTCGATACCTCCGGCTTAGCGCAAAGCTCCTTTGGCGAAGTCGAGGAATACACTGAGGGCAGTGCAGATGATAATACTGCGTCGGTTCAGATTCTAACGATTCAACAAGATGATCGAGTCTTTGGAACGGTTTCACGCTCCACCGTCGAAGACATTGCGATGATCGCCTCTCGTGGCGTCTATGTTCAAGACTACACGGATCGCATTAACGAAGGCCTCAATCCGGTAGGCATTTCACCACATGCCACCCCATTTGATATCGATCCTTTCAGCGTCCTGGGTAACAGTACCAATGATGACCTCAGTGGTCAGTTTGAGCAAATTTATGATCGTGCCTTGGATGCTCTGCGCCTTGCTTTTCGCATGTATGGACTCGCCAATGTTCAAAAGGCCAGCTTACGCAGTGTTGAACGTTCGACAGAGCAGCTGAGGTTAGAAATCACCACCAAGGATTTCCAATACCGCAATCTCCTGAAACAGTTCTTTGGCTCACCTTATACCGGTACGATGGGCAATGGTCTGCTTTATGATTCCGACTATACCGGACCCGATTACTACCTGTATAACTACCTCGATAACAATGTCGTCAATGACTACGTAACCCCACTCCCATCGGAAGCAATTGTCGACTTCATGGATGCATTCCCGATCAACTTGAAAAAGACCAGTGGAATCTCAAGTGGAGCCTCGGGTGATGCCGGAGAAACCCTCAACACCGTTTTCGGGCACTATTTCACTTCGGATGGCAACACGGATCGCGACTTGGACATCCCTTATGATGGTACCGACGACCTGAGCGACGAGACGCAAACTGCCAGCCTGGAAGATGCACTGGTTATGAGTTTTGATGGCAACTTGATCAACCTGCCACTCACGGCGTCCGATTACGCTTACTTGGCACCAGACTCCTGGGGGCAAAGAGAGTTCTATGGAAAGATCCAAATAGCGCTCACCCAAATGGTACGTGAGGAAGGAGCATTGCGAGTATCCATTAAAAACTATGATAATTTAATCGATGCAATCCAGACGAAGATTGCGCTCATTCAGGCGCGCTACGATATCTATGACGAAGTGCTGACTGTCCTTCAGGATGACGGTCGAAAGGCAACAGGCCTTAGGGCCGCATCTGAAACTTTGGAAGGAGTGGGCAATGGACTTCGATTCTACGGCGACGCCGTTAAGGGATTAACCGATATAGCAAAAGATGGCGCTCCAAGAAGAATTGGTTTCACTGAAGATACCAATTCGGTAGGCCGAACAATTACTTGGATACTGAACAATTTCGGCTACGTAGCTTCTCGGTTCAGTGCATCAGCTTCTTTAAGCGCCTCGGGTATTACTGGCGCCGCAGCGACCGACAAGGAATACCATGTAGAAAAAGCGATTTTTAAGGATGAGTATCCCTACGAACTGCAAGTTCAACTGGAAGAACTGGAAGACTTACTGAATGAAGAACCAAAAATCCGTTACGAAATATTTAATAATATCGAAGCACTTCGTTCCGCACAGCAAGAGTATCTCGCGGCAGAAGCAGAAGGCAACGGGCATTGGGGGGACCGTATCGGCTGGAATCGAAAATTAGCAGAAGCAACGCAGAAGTTCAAAACTCAGGACATGGCTTTTCGCATCGAGCGTAATGCGGTATTGCAGCAATACCGGGAAGCGTTCGAAGTCGCGCAACGATACATCTACCTTGCTGCAAAAGCCTACGACTATGAGACATCTCTGGATCCAAGTGACCCTGCATACATTGGTCCAATTCTCGATGAAATTCTCAGCACATCCTTCCTGGGAATGATATCGGGGCCAGATTCTGGCAATATTGATTTTACTAACGGGGAGCCCATTTTCGGACAAGGTGGCCTCGCACATGCGCTTGCATGGATGGACATAAACTTTAGTCAATTAGAAGATCAGAATGGTCATACTCAACCAGCCAATGAGGTGCTTGATTTCTCGTTGCGCGAAGAACTGGCTGGCTTAGAAAAAACCGCCGATAATTCGACCGACCAGGCCACCTACGATTCCGAGTGGCTCACCTGGCTGATCTCTGGAGATAACTCCACCTTTTATTCGGACCTGCAAGACAACGAATATTATAATTTGTACTGCCGTCCGTGGAATTCCGATGGCGATGCCACACCGGGCTTTGTCATTGATTTTTCATCCACGGTATCTCCCGGATTGGATTTCTTTGGTGGTGATCTTGATGGAGGAGACAGTGCCTACGACCCGACTCGTTTTGCAACTCGTATCTACAGCGTTGGCATTGAGTTGGAAAATTATGATACAATCAATCTTGCAGAAACACCACGTTGTTATCTGGTGCCAGTAGGTACCGACATCAGCCGAGTCCCTGACTCCCTATCGACTGAATACCGCTCCTGGAACGTGGTGGAACAGAAACTGCCGGTGCCGATTCCCGCTACAAACGCGGATTTGGAAAACGCCGTTTACAGTCCCATTATTGATGGTCTTGATGGCTACTTTGGTGATATTCGCCTGCATTCTACTTTTCCTGCCTCAACGGAACCTTATGACGCTGATTTCGACCTGGATACGCTGGTTACTGATAACCGATTGGTAGGTCGTTCCGTCTGGAACACCAAATGGGTCCTCATCATTCCACTGGAATCGATGCTCTACCTTTCTGATGCCGATAAAGAAAACGCCACCAGTAGTGATGCCTATGGCTACTTCCTGCCTAACGACGGCAACGGAAATGTAGTCAATGGCAGTGCTGAGGCCCAAAGCGGCATCACCGATATTATCCTACACCTTCAAACCTACTCCTTCTCTGGAAACTAATGAATTTAATTTCAACTTTTTGACCGATGAAATTTCGTACTTCAATCCTACTGCTGTTCGCACTCAATACAGTTGATGCGGGCATCCCCGAACCTGATTTTCTCATATATGGTAAGATAATTGATACGGGTGCAGGTCAGCCGATCGAAGTCGACGAGGGACAATTGCGATGGAGTATGAACTCAGAGGGGGATGATCTGACCTTTGAAACAGAGGTTCGTGTTTTTGGTGAAGAGACAACCTTTTCCTACATTATCACGATTCCAGCCGAAACCGGATTCAGTGAGTTTTTGGCAGAAACTGAAATCGATCTTGGCGATCAGGCCGAACACCTCTCAAGCTGGACCATTGAGCTTGATTACAATGGAGCGACCTATCCGGTGACCGTTGATCGTAGCTTCAGCAATCGAATCCAACTAAGCCAGGGAACTCGAGGGCGAAGCTTTCGTATCGACCTTGACGTTCATCTACCAGTCATCGATACCGATGGCGACGGCTTGCCGGATTTCTATGAAGATCAATATGACGAACTTGATAAATTGGTAGCTGATGCCACTCTCGACGCCGACGGCGACCTGATTTCCAACTACGATGAATTCCTTCAAAATACCGACCCCAGCCTGGCCAGCACTGCACCTGAGATTTTATCTACCCGCCTAATGGCGCCTTTGAGCGGCATCTCAATGCTGCGCATCGACGTCGCCGACCTGGATGATAATCCTAAAATCGATACCGAGAATCCATCTTTCACAAATGCCGATTCCCTTAGCTATACCTTACTCGATCTGGAGAGCAGCTTTACTCTGCTGAAATTCAATTCCAGCTCTGCAGGCAATAATGAGCCTGCAGCATTTGAAGTAATGAGCTTGGGCGATACATTCAGCCATGCCGATTTGCTGCAAGGGAAAGTTTTACTCCAACATGACGGCAACAGCATAAATGATGGCTTCATTCAGTTGAATCTCACCGATGGTTTGAACCCAGCCATTGATGTGACTTTGCCCATCATCGTGTGGTCTCCTGATGGACCTGATGGAGAAGAAATCACTGAATGGATCTATCCACTGGCAGGTCAATATTCAGTATTTGGTGAGTCAGTTGCCAGCACTCCATTAGATGGCCAGCCCGCATTGCTGTTTTCTGGCGATAAGTTCTACTCACAACCCACTGCTGAATGGATGGGTAATGGAGACTGGCAAATTTTAGCTGTCGTGAATTCCTCCAGTGTAGCCAATCAAGGGTTACTGGCAACTCCTAATGGCGCTTTGAATCTCATCACCGGAGATGATTTACAGTTCCCCGGGCATGTGCGCTTAGCCGGAACTCTTGGAGGTGCGATTAGCGAGCATGCGACAGATTCCATGCTGTTCGTCGACGCTAGCCGCAAAAACCAGGCTATCCGTCTTGCTACGAATAACTCTAGTCGTGACCGTTCCTTTGGGCTTGATGAAACACCTGCATTGCCCTCACAGGATTTACTCGGCAAGGACGCCGCTGGCAACTATTTCGAAGGTGGTTTGCATGAGTTGATCGTTTTTCCTGATACACTCAACCCAGTTGCGTTGGCTGAAGCCATGGCCTACTTGAAAGCACGTTGGAAAGATTGCATCGTGGTCGACGCCTTGCAATCCAACCATTATTTCTTCGGCTCAGCGCCATCATCCCAACTCAGTAACGAGGATTATGAGCAGCAATTCGTTACTAATTTCGGATTCGAGACAAGTCATCTGCTCTTAGCCTGGAACCGCAACGTGGCTTTCTGGGGCGGGCATGCCGATGACGAATTCTGGTTTGGTGGCGGTGCTGGTTGGGTTCGCGGCGGAGGTGGTGCGGATCGCTTTGTTCTGGTACAAACGGGCGCTGAGCAAGAGATCGTTGATTTTGATGAAGCCAGTGGCGATGTACTGGACTTACAGTATCTCTTTGATGCTGTCTCCTCTGGTGAAATTAACGACTACATCAAAATCAATCCGGAGGGCGGCGACGCAGTCGTTTCCGTCTTTACCAACGGTGACCCAACCACACAGCCCGAAGCACTCATTCGCCTGACAGGAAGGGCTGACCTGAACCAAAGCCAACTGCCTATATTATACGCAATCGGAGCCTTGAATGCAGGCGGCTTGCGCCCCGCGCTTGATCTCTCGATCACCAGCATTGATCCTGAAGCAGTCGAAGTGGACGAAAAGCCCGCCTCAATCGATATCATCGCAACAGGTCAAGGTTTGGCGGCGAATAAACATCTGCATCTCGATATCGATACAACGATGACTCTGGGCGAGGACTTTGAGTTGATGGCAGAGGTCTATGACGATGACTTAGGAGAGTACCAGACAGTAAGCCTTAATGATTATCGCATCCCGGTTTCCCTGGCTCCGGCAGATGACCAGATACGTTTTTGGGTCCAGCCAATTGCTAACCAGATCACTCAAGAGGCAAGACAGCTTTCTATTTCACTAGTGGATCAAGCTGGACGCTATTCCTTAGCCCAAGATACGGACACTCTTCAGGTTTCCTTGATCGATGGCTTACCCTACCTATTAATCGAGCCGAGTATCAACGAATTGGACCCGACAGTCGCAGGCGAAGGCTTTCGGGTAACCAGAGTAGGTGCCACGGATACACCGTTGACTTTCCAAGTGTCACTCGAAGGAACCGCAATTAATGGAACTGACTACACGTACATTAGCAGCGAACAGACTTTCTCCGCTGGTGCCGAAGAAACCTTAGTACCCGTCAACGCCTTGCGCTATGCTCTGAGTGAAAATGCAAACATCGTTGCAATGCGCCTCACTCCTCAAACCCACTATCAACTCAAGGCACCTTCCGTGGCGGATATAGCACTGAAAACGGAAGTCGTGGTGATCAATCTCGACGCCATTCAAGCGAAAGCCATACTTGATGACGCACAGCCGGAAGCACGATTCTTCCTCCAGTTGTCAGGCCCACAGACGAACCAAGTGACCATGGTGCCGCTCCTTTTCAACGGAACGGCAAATCTTCGCGATTATCAGATAATTTCCGTAAGTCCGTCCGGCTTTGAAACGCCTGTTTCCGTTGATTCCGTTTCGCGAACCGGTAACATCTTTCTTTTACCCGGAGAATCCTACTGCATCATTAAGATGATTCCAAATAGTAATGTGAATCTCGCTGGTGCTGGCAAAACAGTGGATATTTCACTAGACACTCCATTCAACGGTGCTAAGTACGAAAACGGGACTCGTAACCGAGTCATGCTTTTCATCGTTGGTGATTTCGAAACCTGGGCCACCGCGCAAAATGACGGGATTCCGGTTACTGACCTGGAAACCTGGGCACTCCAAAAAGCACATTCGGCTGGTTTACCCAACCTGATTGCTTATGCGCTTGGGCTCGCGCCCGAAGAAGCGATGCATAAAGATGCGAACATTGAGATTCAGCCAACTGGTAATGGTGAGCTTGAGTTTTGGGTTCCATACTATGATGGCGTAAGTGGCATTGATTTATATCTCCAGGAAACTGACGATCTTGATCTTGCATGGAAACAGATGCAGTCCCTCTCATTGGACCGTATTGAAACAAAAAATGAGCAACGCTTTCGGGTTTACAAAGGATCATTGTCAACCCAAGAAACTCTATTCATTCGTCAGGTTGCTGAAGTGGTTCCAAATTAACTAACCCGCTATTGGAGAAATAGGTATGCTTTTGTCTGTCGTTTTAACCTGAAAGTATTCCACTCCGTTGAGTTTGTTTTGGGTTTCAGGCGGGATGTTGATACCGCCTCGTTTGTTCATTTCAATGGCACCATTATCCAGATGCATCTGCCTCATATTGAAATGATTTCTTTTAACACTAGCATCTTATAACACAATCAGCTGGTGCTTGGCGGTTGCTTAAATTAATGAAAAATCAAAAACTTTCTGTTGTTTATAAGTTCATTGATCTAAGTTCACGTCTGTATGTGATTGCCCCAAAATACGGTATTGGTGAAAGTGCTTCAGTTTGTGGGGTAATTATTTTTGCACGATCTGAATTCCGGTGATACCAGTCCAATGCCATTCATTCTCTGTCTTCCAATCGAGTTTGATCGAGTCTCCCGAAATATCTTTAAACACGATGACGTTGCCTTTTTTTGTATCTCTTGTGTTTTTCGCTTTAGAGGCGCTGAACTTTCCGTTGAACCATCCAATCTTATAGAAAAGAGATTGCTGTTCGGGTGCTACTCTGCCGTTGTCTGCTGTCGTAAGTTTTACCGAGCCTGCGCCAGTGTTGACTCCTGAACTTGCGTAAACGTAGACATCATATTCTTCGTACGGTATGCCTATTACTTTAAGGGATCCATTGCCGCGCATAGCGCCAAGTTGAAGTGCTTTGCTCGAATGCTTAAACCCCCATGGCTCTGCTTTTGTGATTCCATTGTTCTCTGAGTCTTCAGGTGCTTCCCAGATAATTGAGGTTTCTGTTATTGTCTCGCCAGTATGGTCTTTGGGGGCAGCCAGTTGACCGTTTGATCCGAATAGATTATTCCAGTTTTTTTGTGTCGCACTTGAGATGCCGGTTATTCTGTCTGCTGCCAGTGTCGTATCGGGGTCGCCTTCTATCGCAAAATTAAGAGCGATTCCATTGGTTTGGATTGTCGGCATTGGGTCAAAGTTAGGTGAGTACCCGGCTGGAACTTCTTCTTCTGCAAAAACCCGAACGTAATCGACCCACATGTCAGAACCTTCATCGTATCGGGAAAGGTCAATGGGCCAGCGGCTAATACCACCAATTGCATAGTTGATTAAGAAATAGTGTGGAAAATCACGAGAGACATTATTCGTAGGATGACGCAACACTTCAATGTCATCAAAATAATATACCGTTTCCTCTAGCCCGACATAGACGCCATAAGTGTGGAAAGTGGTCGACCAGTAAGATTTTCCACCGATGTTCATTATGTCTGGTCTAATGTGAAATTTCTTTTTTGGCGTGCCGTCAGCATTTTTCTGCTTCCAGAAATGGCTGACAATCGAATAGCCTGGATGATTGGGGTTGCCTTTACCTTTACCTCCGTAGCCTTCAAGGATGTCGAGTTCATCCTGCTCTTTATTTAAGCCGAGTGAGAGAGTCCAGAATGCAGGCCAGGTTCCGATGGCTGACTGTGCTGTCAGGCGACATTCTAAATAGCAGGGGGCCTTTACCCAAACTCCTTTAAAATTCTTGTCTACCGAAGCGATGATCCCAGACCTGCCTTTGGGAGATCGAGCATCCTTGCGTGCTGCGATTTTAAGCCATGTGCCTGTTTGCTCGAAGGGTGCCCCGTCTTTGAGTGGTGACGTAAATTTCCATCCACTAAAGTCACCACCTCCGGGTTTATGTGCGTGATATGTCGTTCCGATCCCGTCCTTTGATATGGACAATGGCCCGTCAAAGTCATCCTCGAAAATAAGCTTCATTCCCTTGGCCGGGGCCGGGACCGATTGAGGTATTCCCTGATTCCAGTGAGTTCCGCCGGTATTAAAAAGCTGAAGCTCGAAGATGTCTTTTTTGCCAGCTTCATTCTTTGCATAGATGCGTATATTGGTCGGGCCGTTGGGGAAATTATTCGCCGGAAATTCAAATGACCCGTTACCATTGCTATCCAGAATTATTCCTTCGGGAGTCAAGTTTATGTCTTTGCCCCAAGGTTCATCATCGGGTGTCATGGGATGTTGCCAGCAATAAGCCGAGGCGTGCGACATGCCCTTTGCTTGAAATTTAATTTCGATAGTCCCTGAAATGTCGGATCTAAGAGTTGGTTCGGTGACACGAATTGCTTGTGTCCAATCCTCTACACCTTCTTCTATTTTTCCATAGTTGAACTCGAAGTAGCCATCAAGCGTGGCTGGTTTTGTTGTTTCTGCGGAGAGTGAGATAATAGAAAGTGACAAGATTACTAATGCAATTTCACTATGAGAGAATATTTTCATTTCCATATAGATTGGTAGTCGATTGAATCTCATTCAAGTGTTCGCGAGCTTTACATAAAGTAGTTTTTACGTTTTCCCATTTTGGTGGGAGAAGGGACTGTCTTCAATTTTGTGAACCCATGAACCATATCATCGATCGAATTTGAGCATAGGAACTGTTAGCCGAAGGCTAGGGGGTATGTGACTTGGGGACAGATTGAGTTTATGTTTGTTCTTCTGATTCTGAATGAACAGATTTTCGCATGCGTTTTCAGTTAATCTAGTGTCCATGTAGAATTCAATTTCACGACTTGCTGACAGTCTGGCAGCCCGAACTCACTGTCACTGAGATGTAGATGCAGCATAGCTACGGCAACGCGGCCGATCATATCATATCGCGCACAAAAATAAGGTCCTTTGGGTCGAGTAGAACGTGTTGGTGGTGATAGATAAACTTGTTTTAAAGTTTTCAATTTAAAAGCCACTACGGGAGAGTGAGGTTGTAGCATACGTGGTAGTATTACGCAATCAGGGCGATTGCGATTGAACCAGTCGTCAAAGTCGTGTCCTCCATTGTCGCTCAATTCAAAATAAGGCTCTGGGCATGCGTTTGGGTGGTTGCGTTGGAACATTAGTGCTGCACTCAGTAATGGTTCTTTGAAAATGTGTGCAACTTCTGGGTCGAGTATGAAACATGGTCGATGGTATTCATTCTGTCTTAGCCAAATGAGTGCATTTTTAATATCTAGTTCATAGTTGCGGCCAACTGAATGAAGTGTGGGCTTATCCGGCGCATGACCTACTGATACCCACGCAAAATTGTCCCACGCGAATCGAAGGGGGGGTCGATTGTGACTGAATGGCCCAAGCAGGATACCCCGAATTCCTCTAGCCTCCCAAGTTCTGGTCAACTGATTTAGTTCACGTTTAGAAGCTTTCAGCAAATTATAATGTTCAACTTTATAGCCAAGCCGTAAGCCATATTCATCCAGGCTTTTGAAGAACGATTTTAGCCATGGCATATCCTTCGGCGGACAATCACCGCACCATGCTATCGTTTCCCTGTAGAAGGTTCTTTTGCGAATCCTCGACATGCCAGTCGATACAATAGGGTCCAGTTGGTATCCGTACTCTTTTAATGCCGCTTTGACACGCGCCTTGGTTGCAGCGGCTATTCTCGGATGATCGCGTAGTGCACGTGAAACTGTAGATGACGAAATGCCTAGTTTTTCTGCGATCTCTTTCAAGTTAGGCTGCATGTGTGCAACCGTTGCATTAATCAGAGGATTGATCAAGTCAAAGCTGAGTCTAACCTATTGGTGTTGTATTATTTGCTGTCGGATTGCTGCAAAATAACTAGATATGAAAGTGCTTACCTCAAATTTGTATTCCACACTTTGGAACGATTCTGTCCTACAGAAACGGATAGAACAAGGGATCGAAGCTAACCGAAAGAGTGACGCTGAGATTCAAATAAGAGCTTTTGATGGAAAGCCCTTACCCGGAATCAAGGTTGAGGTTGAACAGTATACTTCATCCTTTCATTTTGGAGCAAATATTTTTAAGCTGAATGATTACTCCGATGAGGTGCTTAACCGTAATTATGAGAAGGCTTTTGTCGGACTCCTGAATGCTGCTACTGTGCCATTTTATTGGCGAACTCTTGAGCCGGAAGAGGGGCATCTACGTTTTGATGCTCACAGCATGCCGTTTTCGCGTCGTCCTCCTCCCGACCAAGCAGTTCGATTTTGCAAGGAGAATGGCCTACGTATGCACGGTCATACACTTGTTTGGAACATGCGGCAATGGTCGATTCCTGATTGGCTGCCCGATGATCCTCAAGTGGCAGAACCTTTTTGGGAAAAACGCATTCGGGAGATCGCACAGCGCTATGGGGATGACATTCATCGTTGGGATGTTTTGAACGAAGCTACGGCTACCCACTATGGGATATTGGGGCAGAAAATGCTGCCAGACTACGAGCTGAAAGCCTTCAAACTTGCAGAGAAATATTTTCCTTCAGGAACCCGGTTTGATATCAACGAAACTACGAATTCCTGGAACCTGGCTAGTCCTGATTATACCTCACTGATAGAACGCCTTACAGATGAAGGGCTGCCACTTGGTGGAATCGGTATGCAGTTTCATCTTTTCTCCGATGAGGAATTGTTGGATGTGAGCAATGGCAGGGCACATACGCCGGAGGCTTTACTTGAGGCGCTCGACCACTATTCAAAGTTTAATCTGCCCATTCATATTAGTGAAATTACTCTCCCGTCTCCCGGTAACACAACTGAAAGCCTTGAGGCCCAAGCACTTGTAGCTCGCAATCTGTATCGCCTTTGGTTTAGTCATTCGTCGGTAGAAGGAATTAGTTGGTGGAATTTTCCGGATGGAGGCGCTGTTTACGGTGAAGATAAGCTTTGCTCAGGGCTGCTTTTCGAAAATTTACAACCGAAACCAGCCTACGATGCTCTGCGAGATCTGCTGCATGATGAATGGAGAACTAAGTTTACCGGGACGACAGATGACGACGGTAATGTTCAGTTCCGCGGGTTTCACGGGGTTCATCGAATTAGTACAGCATTAAACACACAGTCTACTATTACACTCGAACCGGGGAAGAGTGCCAATAAGCTGATATACATCTAAGTAATTACATACAATGCGGCATGCGCTATTCGATCTAGAGTTCAATGACCTATCGCTATGAGACAGGTTTACATATGAAATATTATAACTATAAATGTTAATCGATTGCTTCTTATCTGTGCAATATCCGCATTTTCAAAATATACACATTCTACCTTAAATTTATGACTATTATTGGAGAAAATCAGACATGTCCACCTGAGTTGGAAAAACTGCAAGAGGCTGTAACAGAAGTTTCCGGTTGGATACCGGCTATTTTGGATGAAATGCAAGGCATGGTTGTCGGGCAGCAGTATTTGATTCAACGCTTGATAATTGGTCTCCTTTGTAACGGTCACGTTTTGCTGGAAGGAGTTCCTGGACTTGCGAAGACAACGACCATTAACGCATTGGCCGGTTGTTTTCAGGCTAAATTTAGTCGAATTCAGTTTACGCCTGATCTGTTGCCTTCGGATATCGTTGGCACGCTAATTTACAATCCTCAGGAGCATACTTATTTTACCAAGAAAGGACCGATTTTTGCTAATCTATTGTTAGCTGATGAAATCAATCGTGCTCCAGCAAAGGTTCAAAGCGCTCTGCTCGAGGCGATGCAGGAGCGCCAGGTTACCTTGGGCGATGAGACATTCAAATTGCCCGAACCATTTCTGGTTCTGGCGACGCAAAACCCTGTAGAGCAGGAAGGTACCTATCCGCTGCCGGAAGCCCAGGTTGACCGTTTTATGCTGAAGGTCACTGTCGATTATGGCTCAGACGAGGAAGAACTTCGCATACTGGAATTAATGGCAAGTACGAAGCCCAAGGCAAAGGTGAATCCTGTCATGAATATGGAGACCTTGCTCCAATTACGTGAGTTGACTGATCAGATTTATCTCGATGACAATATCAAGCGTTACATTGTCGCGCTCGTATCGGCGACTCGAAAGCCGGAGAATTTAGACCCGAAA
The Rubellicoccus peritrichatus DNA segment above includes these coding regions:
- a CDS encoding endo-1,4-beta-xylanase; translated protein: MKVLTSNLYSTLWNDSVLQKRIEQGIEANRKSDAEIQIRAFDGKPLPGIKVEVEQYTSSFHFGANIFKLNDYSDEVLNRNYEKAFVGLLNAATVPFYWRTLEPEEGHLRFDAHSMPFSRRPPPDQAVRFCKENGLRMHGHTLVWNMRQWSIPDWLPDDPQVAEPFWEKRIREIAQRYGDDIHRWDVLNEATATHYGILGQKMLPDYELKAFKLAEKYFPSGTRFDINETTNSWNLASPDYTSLIERLTDEGLPLGGIGMQFHLFSDEELLDVSNGRAHTPEALLEALDHYSKFNLPIHISEITLPSPGNTTESLEAQALVARNLYRLWFSHSSVEGISWWNFPDGGAVYGEDKLCSGLLFENLQPKPAYDALRDLLHDEWRTKFTGTTDDDGNVQFRGFHGVHRISTALNTQSTITLEPGKSANKLIYI
- a CDS encoding MoxR family ATPase, which codes for MTIIGENQTCPPELEKLQEAVTEVSGWIPAILDEMQGMVVGQQYLIQRLIIGLLCNGHVLLEGVPGLAKTTTINALAGCFQAKFSRIQFTPDLLPSDIVGTLIYNPQEHTYFTKKGPIFANLLLADEINRAPAKVQSALLEAMQERQVTLGDETFKLPEPFLVLATQNPVEQEGTYPLPEAQVDRFMLKVTVDYGSDEEELRILELMASTKPKAKVNPVMNMETLLQLRELTDQIYLDDNIKRYIVALVSATRKPENLDPKLAGLIRYGASPRATINLTLAARAHAFMEGRAFVTPIDVRSIAFDVLSHRILRTYEADAEGITSSQIVEWILEKVPVP